A genomic stretch from Erwinia sp. E_sp_B01_1 includes:
- the opgB gene encoding phosphatidylglycerol--membrane-oligosaccharide glycerophosphotransferase, whose product MGSELLSLALFAASVSLYTWKAGRNALWFTAILLILGIYIILNASMLASNYFTGEGINDAVIYTITSSLSGAGVSKYLLPAAGLIIGLVLLFGLLSWILRLRKGRGASQIYSLLAVVLALASIKTTPAYQQVASLIKSQVGKGSSDFYTHYKVPGKQLRGDKPNLVYIYAESLERTYFDEKAFPGLAPELSQIKNSAYDFSNTEQLPGTEYTIAGMVASQCGIPLFAPFDGNASSSLSTFYPQNVCLGDILKSSGYQNYFYQGASLSFAGKDLFLSSHGFDHMYGFKELKSVVKDPNYRNDWGWYDDTLLDVVFDKYLELAKQNRPFSLFALTVDTHHPDGFISRSCQRKDYPFEGKANKSFAAVACSQEHIARLIQRIQATPYFKNTIIVVSSDHLAMNNTAFKYLAQHDRKDLFFMVRGDNVSSKVLPVKRSTLDNGATVLDAMGGDNFIGLGRSSLSSTSLVATYLNIKEKINEWKPDVIKLWNFPKSISDYKIDTGKNTFSFSGVHFKLPLLLSVKPSKIEPKFDVYLAAPLKQQLAKFAPDEKFVWIDRCFKMGDVWDQKLELNPNLCIADGTLNSPPQITPVKMGMTSGTVTFKQTGTQSDDRYQQTVTRLRVTDEDLRYTSDRILFGLPGLPKQVQKVTGLSFIEPWAGRWSDANLLPTVTIQYLEPLPAAFDLTLTARAFGKNSQQPFTLKVGDVTQKITLGNTDSTVKVHFSNPSQARTIEILPPSPEETAEGAIDGFAARKLGIGLVSLQVSATE is encoded by the coding sequence ATGGGTTCAGAATTACTTTCACTGGCGCTGTTTGCTGCTTCAGTATCGCTTTACACCTGGAAAGCCGGAAGAAACGCATTGTGGTTTACCGCTATTCTGCTGATCCTTGGCATCTATATCATTCTTAATGCCTCAATGCTTGCGAGTAATTATTTTACCGGCGAGGGAATTAACGACGCCGTTATTTATACGATTACCAGCAGCCTGAGCGGTGCGGGCGTCAGTAAATATCTGCTGCCTGCGGCGGGGCTTATTATTGGCCTGGTGCTGTTATTTGGTCTGCTCTCCTGGATTTTACGTCTGCGCAAAGGCCGGGGTGCCAGTCAGATTTACAGCCTGTTAGCGGTGGTCCTGGCGCTGGCTTCAATTAAAACCACGCCAGCTTATCAGCAGGTTGCCAGCCTGATTAAATCCCAGGTAGGCAAAGGCAGTTCAGATTTTTACACTCATTACAAAGTGCCAGGGAAGCAACTGCGTGGCGATAAGCCTAATCTGGTTTATATCTATGCGGAAAGCCTGGAACGCACCTATTTTGATGAAAAAGCCTTTCCCGGACTGGCACCGGAACTGAGTCAGATAAAAAACAGTGCGTATGATTTCAGTAATACCGAGCAGTTGCCCGGCACCGAATACACCATTGCGGGCATGGTCGCCTCCCAGTGTGGCATCCCGCTGTTTGCGCCTTTTGATGGCAACGCCTCCAGCTCCCTCTCAACCTTCTATCCGCAGAACGTCTGTCTGGGCGATATCCTGAAATCATCAGGCTACCAGAACTATTTCTATCAGGGCGCGAGCCTGAGCTTTGCCGGAAAAGATCTGTTTCTTTCTTCCCACGGTTTCGATCATATGTACGGCTTTAAAGAGCTGAAAAGCGTGGTGAAAGATCCCAACTACCGCAATGACTGGGGCTGGTATGACGATACGCTGCTGGATGTGGTGTTTGATAAATATCTCGAGCTGGCAAAGCAGAACCGTCCGTTCTCACTGTTTGCCCTGACGGTAGACACCCATCACCCTGATGGATTTATCTCCCGATCCTGCCAGCGCAAAGACTATCCCTTTGAGGGGAAAGCCAACAAATCATTCGCGGCAGTGGCCTGTAGCCAGGAGCATATTGCCCGGCTGATCCAGCGGATTCAGGCAACGCCTTACTTCAAAAACACCATTATTGTAGTCAGCTCAGACCATCTGGCGATGAACAACACCGCCTTCAAATACCTTGCCCAGCACGACCGGAAAGACCTGTTCTTTATGGTTCGCGGCGATAACGTCAGCAGCAAAGTGCTCCCGGTGAAACGCAGCACCCTGGATAATGGCGCGACCGTGCTGGATGCGATGGGCGGCGATAACTTTATTGGTCTGGGGCGCAGCAGCCTCTCTTCCACCTCGCTTGTGGCAACCTACCTGAACATCAAAGAGAAAATCAACGAGTGGAAGCCGGACGTTATCAAGCTGTGGAACTTCCCGAAATCTATCTCGGATTACAAAATTGATACCGGTAAAAACACCTTCAGCTTCTCTGGCGTGCACTTCAAGCTGCCGCTGCTGCTGTCGGTGAAGCCAAGTAAAATCGAGCCAAAATTTGATGTCTATCTGGCGGCCCCGCTGAAACAGCAGCTGGCGAAGTTTGCCCCGGATGAGAAATTTGTCTGGATAGATCGCTGCTTTAAGATGGGTGATGTCTGGGACCAGAAGCTTGAACTGAATCCAAACCTCTGCATTGCGGATGGCACCCTTAACTCTCCTCCGCAGATTACCCCGGTAAAAATGGGGATGACGTCCGGGACTGTTACCTTCAAACAGACGGGCACTCAAAGTGACGATCGCTATCAGCAGACCGTTACCCGGTTGAGAGTGACCGATGAGGATCTGCGTTACACCTCCGACCGTATCCTGTTCGGCCTGCCGGGCCTGCCAAAGCAGGTGCAGAAAGTCACTGGCTTGTCCTTTATCGAACCCTGGGCGGGACGCTGGTCGGATGCGAATCTGTTGCCAACGGTGACCATTCAGTACCTTGAACCGCTGCCTGCGGCCTTTGATCTGACGCTGACTGCCCGTGCCTTTGGTAAAAACAGCCAGCAGCCGTTTACCCTCAAAGTGGGAGACGTCACGCAAAAAATCACCCTTGGCAATACGGACAGCACGGTGAAAGTTCACTTCTCTAATCCGTCTCAGGCCCGGACGATTGAGATCCTGCCGCCTTCCCCGGAAGAGACGGCTGAAGGAGCCATTGATGGTTTCGCTGCCCGTAAACTGGGCATTGGCCTGGTGAGCCTGCAGGTCAGCGCCACCGAATAA